The Lasioglossum baleicum chromosome 3, iyLasBale1, whole genome shotgun sequence region AACGGACGACAGGACGCCGGCAAGCTGAACGAGATCAACGGGAAAACAGGCGTCGACAAGGTTTGTCAGGACACCTTGGACGGCACTGTCTTGGACAGCTTCCCGAAGAAAGCGACGTCCAACTATGCTACTTATGGAAACCAGGGTAACGGGAACGTGATGGTGTCCGAGAAGAAGGTTGAGATCACGGGATACTATCATAAAGATGCGCCGGTTATCGAGGAGACGCAGGATCACGTGGAGAAAGAGGTGGTGGACACGCCGCCACCTTTGCCTTTGACTGGTGAGAATGCTGTTCTTCTTgatattaatcctttgcactcggagctattctaattcgaaaaacgaatttctcttcttcttcattttatcgatataaaactgataaATACTAAATACTAAATCTATTCATTAGAGATTGAAGAAGTTTGCAAATATACCTGTTATTCTCCAAAGGCTATACTGcggatttatttatgcatttatgaaaagaaTTAATAGACTGTCTAAGTAGCTCTCGCAGCTTGCGCAATTTATACAACTTTTAGTTTAcatgaaaatccgcaatctattcgTTAGAGATTAAGGAAGTTTGCAAGTTCCTTGGAAATCTTAACAGAAGCTCTCTACTATCTCGCTAAACAGCATCCTCTGTTGCATTCTCTCCAGGTCCTCCAAAGATAGAGATTGCCAGCGTCTACTCCAGGAACGCCCCAGCTCTGGAACCACCGCAGAGGAAGTTTTCCTTGAACGGTGAGCTATGGCGGCAGGATGACAAGTCTGAGAGATCCGTCAGGGACAAGATCGCCATGTTCTCGTCGCAGAGCAGCCTAGATGGACCACTATTCCCAAACTCGGTCACTGTAGCAACAGCCACTACGAACGGCAGGAGACTGTCCAAGTATAAATCAACGGAAGACGTGTGCAGCGATGAGAAGAGTCcaggacagaaagagagagcatCCTTCTTCGCTGATAGAACTCAAAGCTCCTTCGATCTGACGGATTCAGGACGGAACGTGGGACCAGAGACAAACAGAAAGTATGGCCAGAGGTCTCCCAGTCTGTCTCAGAGTCCCTCGTTCATTCCGCCAACAATTTACACCTCGAAGACGTTCCCAGTAGTCCCACCCAAGCCTGTCGCTTCGATTTCATTGATTGGCTCCTTCGAGAAAACCCAGAAGAAGAGCTACGCACCTCCCGGTGCTCAGCAGAGTAGCGTCCTGCAGTCTAATCTCGGCAATCATCAGAATTCAGCAGGTGTGCCACTGAAAACGGTCGTTTCGAATGCGTTGACTCGAGCGACCAGCTTTTCTGGTTCGACGCCTTACCTGCAGGACCGAGGATCCACCTGCAATGACCTCCTCGCTAGCTCCCAGATCAACAGGACTACCTCTTTGGCGTCCACCATACGCAGACCTAGCGAGGACATCCGGAGGACCAGTCTCAATCAGCTGATCGAGCAGAGGAGGAGATCCATCTCTAAGCTACGGGGATTGGTCATCCCTGAGAAGGAGGCTATACCCATCGAAGCCCCTATTGTTGATCTGCCTGAGATCAAGTCTCGAGATTCCATACTGCATCAGGTTAGCGAACAGAAGTTGAGCTTTTTTTAAGTGAGGGAAATCCTTGACATTACTGCGTGGTGGACCCAGGAACTCTATTCCAACACATTTGGGTTTCCCGCTGCCTTTACACAGGGTGGTCCATCTAAATGTAGccatctaaatatctccttcaactttgatgacataacaaatgtttttaatgcaatgtgTGTAAATATTGTCCGCAAGGTGAATGCTTTGCAAATGTTATTTTCTTCTCAAGATCTTTTTTCCCCGGAGTCTTCAGTTTTGCAAAGCATTCACCTTGTGATACTGATAaagaagatatttaggtggcttcAGTTAGATGGACCACCATGTATAAGCCATTCCCTGAGGAGAAGCCCCCTCAAATAGTCCTAACAAGGAACCACAGCTACGACAACTGTGTTTCCCCCTCCCTGGCCACCCGATGGAAGGCTGAGTCCAGCTCGACCTTCCGATGACTCCGGTGACCCTGTCGCTCTCTCCGGCCGGTGCGGGCGAGGTGGTCCCCGACCGCGGTAAGGGCCCGCCCCTCGGAGGGGTGCATTACGCACACCTCCGGGGACCAGCCCCCCATCCTGTGTCAAACAGAAGTTAAGTTGGAGACAGTTGAAGACACGGAGAATAACGCAAACATCTATTGTTTCAGATCCCAAAGGCCAACATCCAGGACAAGTGGGGTTCCCAGAGCTCCATAGCGAGCAACGCGAGCACGGCGAGCGTGCCGCTGAAGGCGACAACATCCTTCAAGATGCCAGCGCCTCAGATCCACTCGAAGTACTCGCCAGCATTCAAGAGGAAGAGCCTGGCTGTCTACGGCACGTCTTCCAACAATTCTCCCGTAAACGGGACCACGAAGACCGCCTCCCAAGCCAcgccaacttcaacttcaacgaTATCAGAACCGCCCAAGAGTCTAGAGAGCATCTGCAGCCCGACTCGCAGCGACTACAGCTTCGAGTTCGCTTCAACAGCTAGTTCGCCCGAGGGTTTGCGCAGCAGACCGAAGGCGACGCAGAGGAAGACCAGGATGGACTACGATGATTCGGATAATGATTCAGCGGTGAGCAGCTCGCAGAGCAGTATCTCGAGAGGATTCAGCCCACCCATGTCGCCGGTGCCTTCGGAGAGATCTACAGTCTCTTCGGAGAGGTCCTACGTGTCCGCGGAGACCAGCTACAGACATCGTGCTCTCATCATGGACAGTCCAACGAGAACTTACGCTAAGGAATCCAGCACTGATTATTCTCGCACGAGCATCGTCAACGAGAGGACTTATGTTTCCGAAAGATCGTCTTCGAGCAGCAGCAGCTCGGATCCCAGATCCCCTCAACCTGTGGACTCGAATCTACCCAGGACCTCGCAGATTCCTCAAAGACAATTGAAACGGTCGAACAGCACCGACACCAACTGCAGTACCTCGTCAACTCTGACTTCAGGGTCCCAGGCAAGTGCAGAGTCATTGTCTAGGCGAGTCCTGAAGCCGCAAAGTGTCGAAGCCATCAACCGGAAGAACATTCTAGCCAGTGCAAGGTGTCGGAGTGGGAGAGACTTGAATGGATCGCCTTTGATACAGAGAAAGTTCCCTGAAGCGGATCATCTTGGTGAAAACGGTGATGATCGTCCGAAAGGTAGAGTAAAGAGCACCGTTTCTAGCCCTCAGGATGTGAAGATTGCTTATATCGAGGTGACTGACAATTCGTTCGCGGAGGATGAGTCCTTCCCTAAGGAGGAAGAGCCGAAGCTGCCTCCGAAGAGGAGCGTCCCGCCTCCAATAGCTAGACCGCCCAAGTCTGAGCTGTTGGAGCCTTCGAATGACTTGAAGATGTGGGTGCGCACGGAGGCGAAGGCTCTGGCTAGGTCTGCGGAGCTGAAGTCGGTGAAGAAGATCGAGAAGAAGCCGGAGCCAACGGTGGAGATAGTGAAAGCTGGCAAAGTGGTCGAAAATGAACAAATACCATCAGGAAATCGTAATAACGATGCTGAGACTGCTTCTGTGGAGATCACGAAGCAGAGGAGCAGAGTTAGCGAAACTCCGAAGAAGATTCCCGAGGACCAGAACGATTTGTTAACGATCCTGACTACGAAGAGCAGGTCTAGATCGGCGATCCACGTGGACGACGGCAGTTTCGGTCGGTCCAAGAGCCAGATGAGTTTGGAGGACATCCTGAGCGCGAAGAGCGAGGCGAAATTATCAAGGACGCAAAGCGTAGAAGGTAGAGCTGAGAGAAATACTGTTGGCCAGAGTAAATCGGTGTGGGAGTCGAAGGAGAATCGGTATGGGAGACGAAGCTCGGCGACTTCGAGCGATTCTTGGAACGACGATAAGCCTTTTGTGTCAAAGATACCGACGCTAGGCAAACCGCGGATCGCAGATAACGTCGAGGAAACGGTGGAGGTGGACAAGTCGAAGATGATGTCGAAGATCCCGACTACGAGGAATCTGAGTCGGAGGAGCGCGAGCGTTACGGACATGAAGAAGGCGTTGGAGAAGATCGAGGCTCCTGCCAGTCCTCTTCAACCACCTACAAGTGCTCACAATCGATTCCCGAGTCTCGACAGCAGTGTAGATGAGAATCTGTCGTCAGCAGGCACGGACGTTGACACTGACAGGTGCTGCAGCGAGCAATTTGGCAGTATCAGCTCGCTTGCAAGTAGCACCAGTTTGATCTCGCAGCAGGAGCTGGCGCAGCTAGTTGAGGAGGCCAGTCTAGAGGAAGCTAGAGGTGCTCACGACGTGATAGTCGTATTGTTGCACAAGGAGAACCCTGCTGGTAGCGTCGGCATCACGCTGGCTGGAGGAGCAGATTGCGAAGTCAAGGAGATCACGGTGCACAGAGTGCTCGCGCATTCGATCGCTGACAGGGACGGACGGGTGCAGAGGGGAGACAGGATCCTCAGCATCAATGGAAGAAGCACGCGAGGTCTCACGCATAGGGAGAGCCTGGCCGTGCTGAAGCAGCCCAGGTCCGAGGTGGTCCTCGTCGTCTCCAGAGCCAGGACCGAGGACGGGTGCAGACTGAGGTCACGGACCGCCAGCGTCGAAACTATCATCGAAGGTGAGTACGAACGCTGTGTTGCTTTGCGTTAGAGACACCTCTGGGCTTGAACCTTAAAGGTAGAACCTTAAACCTTGACGCTTGAGGATTGAATCTTGAAGTTTGAAGCTCATTGACAGCGGTTGTCAAGTGTTCCTAGTCGGTCTCTCCCGAAAAATTAGCCATTTCGCAAGCATTGCTAACGATGATACTGATACTGTATCGAGACACGCCTTAAAGTGCATGTTCAGTTAACAGTATAATTTATCAGTGTACATAGTACTGATTGTACTAGTGGAAAACTGTTtgcaaagctctcgaacggcgCATTGAAAATCATAAGtgtacacaatcaaatttttaaaCTGTTGCCGGTTCAAACTGGATTCGTGTAACTGAGTATTTACACTGTCACAGTTACAGCGAAAAGAATGTTTGTCGCATAAAACTCCGAATGACGAAAGTCAATAAACATAGTTATGTTTTAAATTCTCTTTCCCAAAGGATTCGAGGTGAACGGTGTCGCAGAAGATACTGCTTGGGGACCGCCCTCGGTGGTAGCAGTGTATAAAGATGGGGCTGGTTTAGGATTCAGCTTAGAGGGTGGCAGAGACAGTCCTCTTGGGGACAGGCCGCTGGTGATCAAGAAAATATTTACCGGTGAGTTACAAAAGTTTctcaatttatcaaattaattGGCAAGTCCTGTCGCTTATACCAACACTCCTTTCCACTTTAAATCCTCCTACTCCTCGTTGCATTCTTATTTATAAATGAACCTCCGTCACTGAAAGTCCCGACACGTCTCAGAGAGAATGCTTCTTTCGATCATCATCGCGCCTTATCGAGCCTCAGCCGTGTAATACCGATGACGATAATCATTATAGGAGGTGCTGCCGAGAAAACAGGTGCCTTGAACGCAGGGGACCAATTGTTGGAAGTGAATGGGAACGATGTGACACGCATGTCGAGGATCGAGGCGTGGTCGCTGATGAAGAAACTACACGACGGCGAAGTGAACCTCCTAGTCAGGCATCCTGCCACCAAATCGTCGTGAATGATAGTCAATTAGATGGGGGACGCGCCCTGCGAGGAATGCCGATCGAAAGGGCAGAACCCTCGCGATCGTTGAATGAAAGATTGCGAGGCGAGACGAGATTCGAGCTCGAAGAATCGAACGATACAATGCGAACGAGAGATTGTATCTCTGAAATGTCCCGTGTTCGAAGTTCTTTTTCATGTTGGTTTTAAGCGTAACGAATGAATTTTGTTCAGTCGTAAGGAGCGTTACTTAGAATCGTCGGTGCCGTGCTTATTCTGCCGAGGTATTATTGTTACGTGATTGTTTGGATACCTCCGTTCTTCAGGGAGATCATTCTTCTTTGTCCTTTTCGTTTTGTTTTCTGGTATCCGTCGAACTATAATTTATACGTGTTACCGTTGTTTCGAACACGGATCAATAGGAAGGAACGCTTTTCCTACTTAGCTAGTACCTAGATCGTAACGAGATCATGATGAGGTCGTAAAGAGAGGGTGAGAtaggggaagagagagagtaGAGACACGCTTCCGTCCTCGCAATCTCGCGAAACGCGAATTTGCCAGGACCAAAACGAAGAGAAGGAATTTGTAAATAGGAAATGCGCAAGAATTCGAGATGTAACACGGGTGTCTAGAAAAAACTGTCGTacataattaaaaaagaaaaaaaagggaaCCGTCGGAGGGGAAAAGATATGTTAATATAACGCGTTTACGTTTACTGAATTATTTAATTGTAGACTGACATTCGTTTCTAGATTTGCGTTTGTTAAAAATCGTGCTGTGATATGTATGTGTGTTATTATTAAAAACTAACAAACGTTAATGAGAGCAGAAAACCACTCGCAATAACAATATATTCTAGCCTAACAAATATTTACGAGATATTTGATTAATTGCTTTGATTCTTTAACGTTTACTTATGCTTGTTCGTTCCCCCCTAACCCCACCCCCTCGTACATATTTTCTATACAAGATTCATGAATAGGAAGCGCCGCAATGTAACTTTTGTCGATAATAAACAATACGATCGAATTGCAAATGTCTCAACATATCATTCCTTCCAGCCCTTTTCCTTGTTTTAGATGCAGCGACATCCCCGGCGCAAGAATTTGCAAGGGAGGATCAAATAAAATGTACACAGGTttgaaaacaaaattaacaTACCTAGTTCTATTCATTCCATTTTCGTTTGTACATTAATACCAATAGTATTTCTTCGGCACACGGGTCTCTTTGATGCCCATCTTGTCCATCAGATCCATCTCGAACGTTTTCAAGGGAGCCTGAATCAAGAAAACATTGAAATAACAAACTTCTAATACGATCTAACACGATACAGACTGATGCGAACACATCGATTACGTACATCGAACGTCACTTCCAATACATCTTCCGAAACTGTGTCTTTAGCTTTCTCTTGGTATACCTCAGGGTTCTTATAATCTATAGTTTCTTTGCTCGATTCTGGCATCGGGATGATTCTACCGGTTCGAGTGGACACTCGTACATGGTCACCATCTTCCGTGTACCTCCATTCGATGGAAGTGGCTTTTCTGAAATGAGCGAATGTATACAAGTGTATTAGATAGCACAATTCTGAATTGCATCCCTGCGGTACTCACAGATCAGCAGGATCGACCAATTGGACTTGCATTGTGACCAATAGAGGTTGTTCAACGCGGGCATAAACTCCAGGGAAGTCTTTAGTTTTTCCCAGACATTCCAATTTTGTGTTCAACCCTTCCACGATAATCCAATTTCTCTCCTGATAAATATCCCTCACATACCCCTGTTTTCCTTTGTCGGCGCCACATAATATTTCCACCTGAAACCAGGACATGACAACAAATACTTGGAACCTACTAATTAACGCTTTAACGCTTTGGACTCGTGTGATACTATTTACTATCCAACTTAAGGTTAGGTATGGTTAGGAAAATAACATAAACGAGTGATATTTAAATAAACGTGCTCGCAATTGGGAGAGGATTTAATATTAACGTTACGTACACGATCTCCACGGAAGAAGCTCCAATTCTTTATAGGCTCAACGTGAACGAATTGAGTGTTCCTGCCAGGCACATTGTCTAGCTGGAAACCAGTCGTCCATGGTCGATGAACGGAGAAGTAAATATTCTTGCGTTTGATCGTCCGTGGTAGGTACTGTGGTTTGCCACGCGGTGTTTTCCAATAAACCTACACAAACATTTAGTTGTAAATAAAGAAACACATGCAAACAGTTGCGGTAAGTACTAATTAAAGCATTACTTGTTCGGTGACTCGTTCTATGTAGCGATCCGGTAAATTCGCATACGCTTTCGACCACTTCTTCAATCGCGTAAATAAACCATTCGTGAGCCTCATTGTACAAAATTATCACTGAAAATTCACTTGTTCACAGTTCTAAATTGTAAACAAACAGAACCAACAATCGAGTCTTCGAATCGATCAATGAGGATGTACTTCTGATGTACTTCTAAAAACAGGTGGCGCTGTATTTACGTTGTAGATGGCAGTGCAGATTGGTGTAGATTCGCCTTTCAGGGTGTAGATCAGTGTAGATCCGTTTGTGACCTCGAAATTAGTTTGAGCTCCGTCCtgtaggggagctgggtacatgTTCTCTCGTTGAATCGTCGAGACTGTCGAGAGCACGGTGCTCCGTGGTCGAGAGGCACAGCAGCGCTAACGAGATACCATCTCGGCGGTGACAGCAGTCACTGCATCAATAAatgttgccggtaagtcagACTTCATCAGCAAGCGTGTACGCCTgagcagcgtgtacgtgtgcctaaaTAGGCGGATTGCAACtttgcaagggtccggctccGGACGTTAtttgtctcgctaatgcacatttgagacccctacgtagtaacaatcgctagataaaagatcaatctagcgcgtgaGCTCACCCAAGTGgcctaattttgcgttttcgaggcgtaatttacattattcgacaGCGCGATGTAAATTACGTCTCGAAAACACAAAAGTAGGCTACTTAGGCGAGCtcacgcactagattgatcttttatctagcgattgtgactacgtaggggtctcaaatgtgcattagcgagacgaataacgtcgggagctgaacccttgcaatccgccCAGGCACACGTAcatacacgctgcccgagcggtgagCTGTGCTAAAAactctcactcgagcacaccaacgcagcatcatcgtcagccgtatagtgacgtcACGTTTGCGTATGAAGCCTAACTTACCGGCAACACTTCTCAACCCCCGGTTTATCGATACAGTGATTGAATTGCCTGGTGACCGAATGACAAGAACCAGACTTCAGCGCTCGTAGCGGAAAAATGCCGGAGGTGTAGTTTCAGAGGAGCGTCCCTTCTGAGTGTATGCTTCGGCCACCGACGTCGGTGCTTCGGCTCTAGATGAACGGTTGATTTAAATACGTTtgttttaacataataaacattgcattgacattgtatgtgtccccgcTAGCGCGCGAGGTTCCCACCGTTTCTATAAGGATCCCacttctctcgatatttaagaaaatgtgtgtctcttgacagtggcagcactatcgcgccgcccaatgcttctcgcggctccgctacatgctgccgaataatgcaaattacgtctcgaaaacgcaaaagtaggccacttttacgagctcgcgcgctagattgatgttttatctagccattgtgactacgtagggtaGGACACGATTGTGActaaatgtgcattagcgagacggatACCATCTAGAGCCGGACCCCTGCaatctcgtgtacgtatacagtgtctagcggtgtgtgagtgtgcaACACACTCTTGCTCGAGCCGAGTCTACACCCTTTCAGGCAATCTTCATATTTATGGTGACTTTTGACTTTGACTTACAATAGTTACAATAAATTAATATCAGCAGAGAGGAAATGAGCCGGCTCACGCCCGGGGTTTGGCCGTGccacttttgtctccacatcatgtttagcctggaacagctcctacatcatctttagcatggaacagaacttacaccatctttagcaggaaacagaacccaTTTTACTGTTATTAAATCTGTGGCATGGATCAGAACTAGCTTCAACCACCGATCAGATACTATTATTTAATAGTTAATATTATTAACTATTAACTATAACGTTCTGGTCAGGTGAGTCAGGTCCCGAATTGAACGTAGAATACAATGCCAGCGCCGCCAAGGAGTGACCGGTGTACTGAGTACTGAGTACACTGAGTACTCACTCATCTACAGTCTACATTAGTCTACAATCTTCGTCTACGggcttagtgggggacgttggagttgaagtgtgcgcatggtgctggaaaaggatagtggaaggggaaaacgAGGAGAGTATTTCCGAGAATTTGGGATCCGTCTGGCTCCCATCTAGCACCACGGTGCCCATGCCGTAGAttggtctggtcatcagagagggagtACATCATATCActgtgattcccctcatctggtatATAGCACTGCGTCGTATCGATTGATCGACAATTGCCGTcagtggtctctctttacacgtgcTGTCCTCCTCTACGAACGGCTCGGCCTTTAAAACTCAAGAAGTAGTACCATATGCGATAGATGCGAAGAAATTCCCCGGAGGCcttgcatttatagaaaatttactgtacgtacaccctttcaagtttaaagttaaactgcaaattaatttatttaacgtgTACTGAAATATGAGATACACAATATGTCGGCATTTCTTTATTCGTAGTGAAAAGTACATACAACTGTTCTTGTTAAATATACACCAtcgtattaatatatttattaataacaataacaatgtattttttattacccACAGGTGGTGCTCTATACTCTATATCATGAATATATAAACATAGTACTTATTTCGCTTATTACATTAGTAAATGTATTGTTGTTTTACAGTCTTGACTACATTTCTTGTAATCGCGCC contains the following coding sequences:
- the Bbg gene encoding PDZ domain-containing protein big bang isoform X3, translated to MDVAKSATEDFVTVVNVESQPPPENFVTVLSIGQGKKEDEQKQIVNSKTQANGHDGPLEEEVEVFRLPGERLGFGLKFEGGNKTSERVRKLFVQSCAEQSPASRAKCSWGTLGEGDEVLSIDGVPVTHMTRMDCVRRLKESQLVIKLMVRCRGALRPEVVSAEKKSPPEKSKVPPELPSAPPPVPPRKLRQARGLADGEANPSPVKKSWSGSRSQASSQASSQNSSPGSQPAVSPLDSKSSIYESCESSPKSCNGSVQDTPKGSPKERSPELAKSKQEPPEAMVYLDARSQCGSTHGSTSDDTGSSLSTVIDRFSTSDRVSTISTASTASTTSEQPEFSRTDSDQVDRPCERDYLSKALCLENLEADYSSTPPDYLLRRLASSEAVTHVESRGEIERITAVVAPNTVLIEETITFQPPLSFQDAPLSYGHEARPDLFYTADLAADSSTHFKPIKDDVELVERVNGGLDHHPKSSPEKTSSSDRTPPPLPARNHVNRISVNQPVSNEREQSPQKSKLTNDAQQEAPILPPKPLPRRDVKVRRKRPPPPPPPPTVAPRSEPKTLPPLAEARQPSLEEKEPISSKADLPTSKNEECVNRRSEEKTVEEAKSVEDREDTESIDSFDTLEDDNLRTNKVLEIIEIRKAKSFSPQRCIDLEKKDRIVEKAEEERSNFAKDSGTIESERIKACERPKPELRTMVTLSTDVEDSEEDSDEATTRFNEPVDKLGDRQSIGDDSSDTGDSGSPVKENGFRTCENDQDDSYRVLNEVNRNACGLREDRGRNEKDSVEDDDTTSDESDDDYYWQSNLATIGEEEETNSLEYTTANAEISNDNTPTEECKSLDSPTDKKEAFIVNARNDEVDDAGPAENNDGAEPEHLNAGTVNGRMDNCGGGQRLPPDGDEFPAAYQEFGSGGQQYRFVTASATTRASTMTANGGLVCADSETTFIGAESFKLIDGNVVTTASIILPDNRVVENGRQDAGKLNEINGKTGVDKVCQDTLDGTVLDSFPKKATSNYATYGNQGNGNVMVSEKKVEITGYYHKDAPVIEETQDHVEKEVVDTPPPLPLTGPPKIEIASVYSRNAPALEPPQRKFSLNGELWRQDDKSERSVRDKIAMFSSQSSLDGPLFPNSVTVATATTNGRRLSKYKSTEDVCSDEKSPGQKERASFFADRTQSSFDLTDSGRNVGPETNRKYGQRSPSLSQSPSFIPPTIYTSKTFPVVPPKPVASISLIGSFEKTQKKSYAPPGAQQSSVLQSNLGNHQNSAGVPLKTVVSNALTRATSFSGSTPYLQDRGSTCNDLLASSQINRTTSLASTIRRPSEDIRRTSLNQLIEQRRRSISKLRGLVIPEKEAIPIEAPIVDLPEIKSRDSILHQIPKANIQDKWGSQSSIASNASTASVPLKATTSFKMPAPQIHSKYSPAFKRKSLAVYGTSSNNSPVNGTTKTASQATPTSTSTISEPPKSLESICSPTRSDYSFEFASTASSPEGLRSRPKATQRKTRMDYDDSDNDSAVSSSQSSISRGFSPPMSPVPSERSTVSSERSYVSAETSYRHRALIMDSPTRTYAKESSTDYSRTSIVNERTYVSERSSSSSSSSDPRSPQPVDSNLPRTSQIPQRQLKRSNSTDTNCSTSSTLTSGSQASAESLSRRVLKPQSVEAINRKNILASARCRSGRDLNGSPLIQRKFPEADHLGENGDDRPKGRVKSTVSSPQDVKIAYIEVTDNSFAEDESFPKEEEPKLPPKRSVPPPIARPPKSELLEPSNDLKMWVRTEAKALARSAELKSVKKIEKKPEPTVEIVKAGKVVENEQIPSGNRNNDAETASVEITKQRSRVSETPKKIPEDQNDLLTILTTKSRSRSAIHVDDGSFGRSKSQMSLEDILSAKSEAKLSRTQSVEGRAERNTVGQSKSVWESKENRYGRRSSATSSDSWNDDKPFVSKIPTLGKPRIADNVEETVEVDKSKMMSKIPTTRNLSRRSASVTDMKKALEKIEAPASPLQPPTSAHNRFPSLDSSVDENLSSAGTDVDTDRCCSEQFGSISSLASSTSLISQQELAQLVEEASLEEARGAHDVIVVLLHKENPAGSVGITLAGGADCEVKEITVHRVLAHSIADRDGRVQRGDRILSINGRSTRGLTHRESLAVLKQPRSEVVLVVSRARTEDGCRLRSRTASVETIIEGFEVNGVAEDTAWGPPSVVAVYKDGAGLGFSLEGGRDSPLGDRPLVIKKIFTGGAAEKTGALNAGDQLLEVNGNDVTRMSRIEAWSLMKKLHDGEVNLLVRHPATKSS